A stretch of Chitinophagaceae bacterium DNA encodes these proteins:
- a CDS encoding GNAT family N-acetyltransferase: MVYYTTITQEEEIHSVLQLQSQNLKKNVDAQTIKTEGFVTVEHSFDILKAMMNSAHQIIAKDDNEVIGYALVMLPLFENFIPVLKPMFQIINTLSYKDKPVNTYKYYAIGQICVDKNYRGTGVFENMYKKHKEMYNALFDFCITEISLKNIRSLKAHEKIGFQTIHRFTDATDDWNIVLWDFNFK, translated from the coding sequence ATGGTATACTATACTACTATAACTCAAGAAGAAGAAATACATTCTGTTTTACAATTACAATCTCAAAATCTAAAAAAAAACGTAGATGCACAAACAATAAAAACAGAAGGGTTTGTTACAGTGGAACATAGTTTTGATATTCTAAAAGCAATGATGAACAGTGCCCATCAAATTATAGCAAAAGATGACAATGAAGTTATAGGGTATGCTCTGGTTATGCTCCCTCTGTTTGAAAATTTTATTCCTGTATTGAAACCGATGTTTCAAATAATTAATACACTCTCCTATAAAGACAAGCCTGTTAATACCTATAAGTACTATGCCATAGGTCAAATATGTGTTGATAAAAATTATAGAGGAACAGGAGTATTTGAAAATATGTATAAAAAACACAAAGAAATGTATAATGCTCTATTTGATTTTTGTATTACAGAGATATCCCTCAAAAATATACGTTCTTTAAAAGCACATGAAAAAATTGGATTTCAAACAATTCACCGTTTTACAGATGCCACAGATGATTGGAATATCGTTTTGTGGGATTTTAATTTTAAATAA
- a CDS encoding TerC family protein, whose translation MGLNLEIFLNIESWIALIMLTFMEIVLGIDNILFISIVTNKIKNTHQREQVRIIGLGIALLVRMVLLTCATWITQQLEPILIIPHIGEVGFFEVTLRDLILLGGGLFLTYKSLHEIHKKLSYNHNQEESNILVEKSSKNSITNAIINIILLDIVFSFDSILTAVGLTKELILMVIAVTISMFLMVKFSKYVSNFIHKYPSLEALALNFLTIIGFLLVIEAFHVEVPKSYVYVVIAFGLFFEIINIRIDQVREKHKKI comes from the coding sequence ATGGGCTTAAATTTAGAAATTTTTCTCAATATTGAATCGTGGATAGCACTTATAATGCTTACGTTTATGGAAATAGTATTAGGAATAGATAATATCCTTTTTATTTCTATCGTTACAAATAAAATTAAAAATACCCACCAAAGAGAGCAAGTAAGAATTATTGGACTTGGTATAGCGTTATTGGTAAGAATGGTACTTTTAACCTGTGCAACGTGGATAACACAACAATTAGAACCTATTTTAATCATACCTCATATAGGAGAAGTAGGTTTTTTTGAGGTAACCTTAAGAGACCTTATATTATTAGGAGGAGGATTGTTTTTGACCTATAAGAGTCTCCATGAAATCCATAAAAAACTATCGTATAATCATAACCAAGAAGAGAGTAACATATTAGTAGAAAAAAGTAGCAAAAATTCGATTACCAATGCTATTATTAATATTATATTATTAGATATAGTGTTCTCTTTTGACTCTATACTCACAGCAGTTGGGCTTACAAAAGAACTCATACTTATGGTAATAGCTGTTACTATATCTATGTTCCTTATGGTAAAATTTTCTAAATATGTAAGTAATTTTATTCATAAGTATCCATCTTTAGAAGCATTAGCGCTTAATTTTCTCACAATTATTGGGTTTCTTTTAGTGATAGAAGCATTCCATGTAGAAGTTCCTAAATCTTATGTGTACGTGGTTATAGCTTTTGGTTTATTTTTTGAAATTATAAATATTAGAATAGATCAAGTAAGAGAAAAACACAAAAAAATATAA
- the atpG gene encoding ATP synthase F1 subunit gamma — MANLKEIKNRIQSVISTQQITKAMKMVSAAKFKKSSDSLSQFRTYYQKLLTTTQEVYYHNTDGIQVPYSEKRNKEKIAIVVISSDKGLCGPFNNFLFKSVINLLQTNYSDQHHKKQITLITIGKKSVEYFKKRKIDINTDYTQLLQGISFSNIKALSVFLIQSFQNKQYDAIHLVFNEFKNASSQTVKIENIFPIPTDTLFPKQTTHTDYIFEPNKQYIFNNLIIKLIETQIYKSVLESIASEHGARMTAMEKATENAGELLKVLKIMYNRTRQASITKEILEIVGGAEALKTS, encoded by the coding sequence ATGGCAAATCTCAAAGAAATAAAAAATAGAATTCAATCAGTAATTTCTACTCAGCAGATAACAAAAGCAATGAAAATGGTATCAGCTGCAAAGTTTAAAAAATCTTCTGACTCCCTTTCCCAATTTCGCACCTATTATCAAAAATTATTAACAACTACCCAAGAAGTATACTACCATAACACCGACGGAATACAAGTTCCATATAGCGAAAAAAGAAATAAAGAAAAAATAGCAATAGTAGTAATATCCTCTGATAAAGGACTCTGCGGACCCTTTAATAATTTTTTGTTCAAATCAGTTATAAATCTATTACAAACAAATTATTCAGACCAGCACCATAAAAAACAAATTACCCTTATAACCATAGGAAAAAAATCTGTTGAATATTTTAAAAAACGGAAAATAGATATAAATACCGATTATACCCAATTACTACAAGGGATTTCTTTTTCAAATATAAAGGCATTATCTGTTTTTTTGATACAGAGTTTTCAAAATAAACAATATGATGCAATACATTTAGTGTTTAACGAATTTAAAAACGCAAGCTCACAAACAGTAAAAATAGAAAACATTTTTCCCATCCCTACAGATACTCTCTTCCCTAAACAAACTACGCATACCGATTATATTTTTGAACCTAACAAACAATATATATTTAATAATCTTATTATAAAACTTATAGAAACACAGATTTATAAAAGTGTATTAGAATCAATAGCATCAGAACACGGGGCCAGAATGACAGCTATGGAAAAAGCAACAGAAAACGCAGGTGAGCTTTTAAAAGTCCTAAAAATAATGTATAATAGAACAAGACAGGCATCCATAACAAAAGAAATATTAGAAATAGTGGGTGGAGCAGAAGCATTAAAAACATCTTAA